Genomic window (Aricia agestis chromosome 15, ilAriAges1.1, whole genome shotgun sequence):
ggaaaaggtagttcttaagtctaacctcaaaataattgtaaacgttattaattattataaaaaatcgtggctatttagacataattctcaaacggaattatgtttagagcttaggaacaaccaaatctaactatagtttattttgggacatcaaaaataaaagtcgagtccagctcctatacaaatttggccatgattctttAGAAAAtacgcatctacgcgtcacgtttcACCTCAATTAACccagagccagtccacacggcgcgttgcgtcagcgttgcgtcgacgcagcgctgccgtttgacgcatatccagccacacgggcgctgcgtcatctcATCGCAGCaagaagcagtcttaacgtcaacaccccctctcGCTTCGACTcaggggctgctgtccgtcatgtgtgcatTGCGACGTGAaaaccttggttatttgtatgtaacgGCAACGCAACGGCAGTGCTGCGTCGACGCTACGCtcacgcaacgcgccgtgtggactggctcttagtgTCGAAACGGAAAATAttaatcatatttaatattatagggACCAGCTAACCAACAAGAGCTGCCGAGTGCGCCAATGTATAATGAAACCAACAATCCTTGTACCAAGGAAGTCAAGAGGAAGACTTACAACAGACCAGGAAGAAGAATCAGCGATGAAAgtaaactgttcacacgcggcatataccaagccaatactggctgccagtcttattggcagccagtactggcttggtatatgccgcgtgtgagcagtttggcctggcttgaaaaactgtttacacgcggcatataccaagccaatactggctgccagtcttattggcagccagtactggctctgtgaaaactatactttagagatgtttcttttgtttgtttgaatcaAATGGCTTCTCATTGGCCCATGATGGACCAACACGAGCGATTACGagcatgtagattgtagagcatattcgtctatgatccataatattatgatcgccCAACAAAACGTTGATTGTGGACGCTATATAGACATATGCAGTCTCTACTATTTTGCCAAATCTACTAACTTTgacttcaaataaaaaatatttattttatatgagTTTCGCGATGAAAGCATATTCAAAATCGCTATTGGAAACTCTAACGTGGAAACGCCTCAATGtaaatcatattaaaaaaatgtaatttttattatatttttagtgtgCCTGCAATACATAAGCGAGATGAAAGTAAGAGAAGCCGAAGCACAGAACAAAAGAGATTGTAAGTTTTTCTTTAATACTAGAATGAAGGTTGTatggtctatcgtgtcaaatgtcgtgtcagacagacatattatgaatgaatgaatgaatatactttattgtgcacacagtTACAGTagtttaatacaaatatgtagcgtttgtattattcaatttaatttttttgtcgtAATGGTCGACATaatctgaatctggaaacatttagtcgataatagaaaagacaattgtacatcactagtattagttccaaatactcccactgctgctatcagcgccaatatggcgacatgatggcgactttcaaatgtcatttttacgtcaaatttagttcctagccctaataatgggggagctgattccgcttcaacaaaaaatagctgtcagtTCAAAGGGTATCAGttcagcgtacttgtataatggaggtcagtgacttGACACGATAGATCCTACGGCAGACGGGCGACGGCTACATAGCGCAGAGCGCCTTAcacgtcacaagtcacaaccctCATTGTTGCAATGATGATATTGTGTTGTaaacaaagagaatataatcactatggTTGTAAATGCCAATGAGggtaacaaataaacaaatatagtTTGTTTGACACGTCACCCAGAAggtaaaaatgtgtttatttacCTTATTTTACTGTTTATATCGTAAAAATTACAGCATTCTTCAAactcataataatttttgtactgtCACTGCCGTATATTTTTTACCCCCAACGTAAACAGAtctttgtctgtatgtcttttCGTGGCATTCCGATTTCAATCGAGTTTTTTTGCTTTATAGCTTATATAATCGAGATTGTTCTTACTTCTTAGTCCCAATTCGCCATCATCAGCTCGGTAACTTaggttttcaataatttttaattaactatacataatatgtctcatattatgtatttgcagGTACAGCATATTATCAAGAGCTACTCGGCACTAAAGTAGAAGTATCTGTTGTCGGCGGTCGTGTTGCTGAGGCAGGGGAGTTCCTGCACATGGTAAGTCTTACCAGCTGACTTGGTATTTAGATTTCAATGAGGGTTTTCGGTAATTCATTTGCCACCAGATGGAGCTATGTATCTGTAGAGTCTTTCGTGTCTAATAGACATATTATGACAGGTATATCGTGACAGATGACAGCcatttcgtgacatatgacaagGGTACATAGTGGCAAatggaatatcaaaaaccctcatTGAGTCATCCACGTATTACCTCATACAAAATTTAGATGAAACATAGAGGGGGATTTTGTTCCCCTCTATGTCACGGTTTTTTGAAATCCTTCAATAGTATATCACAGCAACCGCTTATGTTCAGCAGTGGGCGGctataggctgatgatgatgattattatttatcgttagatgacgcccgcaactccgttgcgccgaaattcgatTCTCAGGCGGGAACCGTGTATTTTTCCGCAACAAACTAGCTTTCGCGGCTCATAATatagtatctttataccaaatattatcttaatcagTTGAGCCGTTAAAGCGTAAAGTAGCATAAGAAAAATAGGTGAAAAcaatttagcatttataatatttgtcttCTCAGGCAGCCATGGGTTGGAAAGGAGTGGATGGAGGGTGGGTATTCAAGTGCGGTGCATCCATCATCAGCGAGAAGTTCCTGGTCACAGCCGGCCACTGCTCTAGGTCACCCAGGGACCCCAAGATATCCAACCAGGACCCTGAGATTGTCAGGATAGGAGTGAAGGATTTGGGAGATGTGAGTTTTGCCCTTTTTGTCCAGTAGGGTTTGAAAAGAATTGaaggagaaaaaaaaagaaaaaaggcaCTCGCTCTCTTGTTTATTTGCTATTTTCGACACCGCACTCAGAGAATGAAGAGAGTGGCAGAGTAATCAGctaatgtcaaaatattcattgaaagttaaattaagtgAAGCCGTGAAGGTTTCGACAAAGTTACTTTAAATCCTTTTGTGTTAAAGTATTTGTCATAATAGCTACAAAAGTAATCTTAATTAACTATTCTTTTAACTTTGCCTATGCATGTAACAGTACCGGTTTTaaccctgggcgagatttctgcggcgcccagggtgctggtagtgccaaaaaagtttttctttgcCTTGGGTGCCCCTTTTTATCCAGCGCTCTGAGCGCTCGCCTAATATCGCCCCctctaacgccgctactgacaaatcataacaaaattataatattttgtaccttCGTACATGACTTATatagcaaaatattattttttccagAAAGCAAAATTTTACCCAAAGGATGTTAAAATCTCTAGAATTATCCGTCACCCAAGCTACAAACCTCCTAAGCAGTACTTTGACATCGCTCTGTTAGAAGTGGAGAACAGGATCGGCTTTGATGCCAACGTGCAGCCAGCATGCTTGTGGAACCTTGGTACTGGTACCATCAGGAATAAGGTGGTGGCATCCGGTTGGGGTGCCACTGAAGCAGGTAATACCTTATACCACCACCAGATCCGGTGACGGTTTTGGAGTAATTTTATAACGCCCAATATaaggacgctgttaagcattcgtgtactaacccataaaaaattacgtattgagttatgaatgcagttatgttctttagatgatttagaacaagactgcattcaaaatttgacattaaaaaaaatgtaggttagGACACTAATACTTAACAGCGACCTTATTATGTGCGTAGTATATCAGAACACTTTTCATTCCTTTAGTCTCATATCCGAGTAAGAGGGTTGATCGACAGCGTAccacttttacatg
Coding sequences:
- the LOC121734320 gene encoding serine protease snake-like, encoding MIYGLLIATLVAACHSHFYHGWYPPPPPPQPPHHYTIHPSRPLWEWHSTGQYEYPDYHKNGHIQDGSHLTKAKEEKPIDIIEEVFGEDRAGPANQQELPSAPMYNETNNPCTKEVKRKTYNRPGRRISDEMCLQYISEMKVREAEAQNKRDCTAYYQELLGTKVEVSVVGGRVAEAGEFLHMAAMGWKGVDGGWVFKCGASIISEKFLVTAGHCSRSPRDPKISNQDPEIVRIGVKDLGDKAKFYPKDVKISRIIRHPSYKPPKQYFDIALLEVENRIGFDANVQPACLWNLGTGTIRNKVVASGWGATEAAGKTTTTQLQVGDLDLVADNTCNELLRPRCSHRWCGLQDHQVCAGKLDGGVDACKGDSGGPLQFKIELPASVKGRMYYLVGVTSFGFGCARANSPGVYTRVSSFTDWIEGIVWANATQT